The following nucleotide sequence is from Flavobacterium sp. N1736.
TATTAATCGCTGTCGGAATATGTTCTGCCTCATATCCAAATACCTTTCTCGCGTCAATTGCAATTACTTTTTCTCCGTTATTAAAAGCGTCAAACAAATCAGAAGGATCCATTTCGAAGGCCAGTTTATTTTCATAATGTTTAATTTGTGCTTCCATTTTCTTTTAGTTTTAATGATTTAGTTTTTTCAAAAGTAGCGGAACATTATATGTAATAAAAACGAAAAGAATTCATCGATTCGATTACTTTTTTTCATACAAAAGCAGCTTAAAATTTTGTTCCTTTGTATATTAATTCTCTAAAAATATGGAAATACGTCATTTACGATTGATAAAAGCGATTGTTGAAGAAGGAAGCATTACCAAAGCAATTGACAAACTTCATTTAACACAATCGGCTTTAAGTCATCAACTTAAAGAAGCCGAATATCAATTGGGCACGCCTGTTTTTTTTAGAATGAATAAAAAACTGGTTTTAACCAAAGCCGGCGAAAAAATGTATGAGATTGCCAATGAAATTCTGGACAAACTTTCGCAAACCGAATCTCAAATCAAACAAATGGTTTTTGGCGAACACGGCGAAATCAGAATTAGTACCGAATGTTTTTCAAGTTATCATTGGCTGCCTTCGGTTTTAAAGCAATTTCACCTTTTGTACCCCAATGTCGAATTGAAAATTGTTACTGAAGCCACACATATTCCATTACAAAAATTACTCGAAAACGTGATTGACATTGCTGTTATCAGCGATCAGATTGATGACAATAACATTAAATATCTCGAACTTTTTCAGGATGAAGTTGTTATGGCCGTTTCTGAAAACCATGCCTGGGCAAATAAAAAATACGTTGTTGCCGAAGATTTTATTGATGAACATTTACTGATTCATTCCCTTCCGATGGAAACTGTAACAATTCATCAGTTTGTTTTGGCTCCTGCCAAAGTAACTCCGAAAAAAATAACGGCGATACCGCTTACCGAGGCTTCACTTGAAATGGTCAAAGCCGATATGGGTGTGATGTCGATGGCAAAATGGGCATTGCACCCGCATTTAAAAAACAATCCCATAAAAGCCATCAAAATTGGAAAAAACGGCTTAAAAAGAAAGCATTTTATTGCAATTAGGGAAAACCAGATTTATCCCGATTATTTTCATCACTTTATTGCCTTTTTACAAACCGAAATTAACATTCAATGGACTATTTAATAAGAAGCTGCGAGGTTTCAGATTTGCCAAAACTTGTCATTCTATGCCAAAAACATGCTGAATATGAAAAGGCAGATTATGATGCAAAAGGAAAAGCAGAAGCATTAAAAAAAGCATTATTCGATTCAGATCCCAAGCTTTTTTGTTTGGTTGTCGCCGTCGAAAAAGACATTGTTGGTTATGTTTCTTATAATTTTAGTTATTCAACCTGGGAAGCCGGAGATATAATTTCTATGGATTGTTTATTTTTAGAAGAACAAGCAAGGAATTACGGAATTGGTGAAGTTTTAATCCATAAACTAAAAGAAATAGGAAAAGAGAAAAAGTGCATCAACATGCAGTGGCGAACACCGGATTTTAACGAAAGAGCTATAAAATTCTACAACCGAATTGGCGCAAGAGGAAAAGAAAAGGTTTGTTTTTTTCTGGATTTATTCTAATTCGCTAATATTTACTTCTTCATTTCAATCCGTCAAAATCTAGCGTAACGATAAAACCTTTGTACCTTTGCCCCTCTGACCCTTTGTACCTTAAAAAAAATGAAACAAATAAGCATTTTAGGCTGCGGCTGGCTTGGATTACCTTTAGCCAAAAGCATAATCGCAAAAAAGCGATATTCAATAAACGGGTCTACAACGTCTGAAAATAAGCTTGAGGTTTTAAAAGATGCCGGTATAAATCCTTATTTGGTTGCGCTTGAAAGCGAAAGTATTTCAGAAAGCATAAATCTGTTTTTAGCTGAAAGTGAAATATTAATTATTGATATTCCACCAAAGTTGAGAGGAAATATTGAGGATTCTACCAAAAAAGTCTTTGTTTCTAAAATTGAAAATTTAATTCCGTTTATAGAAAAATCAACCGTAAAAAAAGTACTTTTTGTAAGTTCAACTTCTGTTTACGGAGATGAAAATAATATG
It contains:
- a CDS encoding LysR family transcriptional regulator, translated to MEIRHLRLIKAIVEEGSITKAIDKLHLTQSALSHQLKEAEYQLGTPVFFRMNKKLVLTKAGEKMYEIANEILDKLSQTESQIKQMVFGEHGEIRISTECFSSYHWLPSVLKQFHLLYPNVELKIVTEATHIPLQKLLENVIDIAVISDQIDDNNIKYLELFQDEVVMAVSENHAWANKKYVVAEDFIDEHLLIHSLPMETVTIHQFVLAPAKVTPKKITAIPLTEASLEMVKADMGVMSMAKWALHPHLKNNPIKAIKIGKNGLKRKHFIAIRENQIYPDYFHHFIAFLQTEINIQWTI
- a CDS encoding GNAT family N-acetyltransferase, with protein sequence MDYLIRSCEVSDLPKLVILCQKHAEYEKADYDAKGKAEALKKALFDSDPKLFCLVVAVEKDIVGYVSYNFSYSTWEAGDIISMDCLFLEEQARNYGIGEVLIHKLKEIGKEKKCINMQWRTPDFNERAIKFYNRIGARGKEKVCFFLDLF